The following are encoded together in the Xanthomonas vesicatoria ATCC 35937 genome:
- a CDS encoding M56 family metallopeptidase — translation MQSLFEVVVQRLAMTSLQSAALVAVVWLLCKAMPRLPASTQCWLWWMVSLQAVLGLFVAPVELAVLPAAAPVAQAVGATATALPSASPSLWVRWVVAAWLAGVVVMLARSAVAWRLSRGQVQATEPCTDQALLAALQLAADAHGLRHTPPLRLSAQIDSPQLIGLWRPVLLLPSRRLASISDDELDMALTHELVHLRRQDLLWGLLPALAQHVFFFHPLLHLAAREYAIAREAACDAAVVAGHVRCRHDYGRLLVSLGVSAAPVAGVSSASPSFLSLKRRLIMLQNTNATPGWGARALVAVAVLGVAPLRLVAMPAPLPSPALQPVVVTASASPATSPGMRRANGAAPLQRQATPAAPAAPASPAAPANGVLAGVLDAPDAPDAPDAPDAQDSWQMDTTGWDADAQRDARDAIDEATRSAKAAEVEARAAAQQAIDASDLHAQMRQEELQAAQDALAEAREQLDSLGPELERAKQDAQQQVREAAQQIREVALQQRNAQYAYVAAARQAAELSRHQAEVDKEAARQERLKAARARHSAAGADEDN, via the coding sequence ATGCAGAGCCTGTTCGAAGTGGTGGTTCAACGGTTGGCGATGACCAGCTTGCAATCGGCCGCGCTGGTGGCGGTGGTGTGGCTGCTGTGTAAAGCCATGCCGCGCTTGCCGGCGTCCACGCAGTGTTGGCTGTGGTGGATGGTGTCGCTGCAGGCGGTGTTGGGCCTGTTCGTGGCGCCGGTCGAGCTGGCGGTGTTGCCGGCTGCCGCGCCGGTGGCGCAGGCGGTTGGGGCGACGGCGACGGCTCTGCCGAGTGCGTCGCCGTCGCTATGGGTGCGTTGGGTGGTGGCGGCCTGGTTGGCCGGGGTGGTGGTGATGCTGGCGCGCAGCGCCGTGGCGTGGCGCCTCAGCCGCGGCCAGGTGCAGGCCACCGAGCCGTGTACCGATCAAGCGCTGCTGGCGGCCCTGCAATTGGCCGCCGATGCGCATGGCTTGCGTCACACGCCGCCGTTGCGCCTGAGCGCGCAGATCGATTCGCCACAGCTCATCGGCCTGTGGCGGCCGGTGTTGTTGCTGCCCTCCCGCCGCCTGGCCAGCATCAGCGACGATGAGCTGGACATGGCGCTGACCCACGAGCTGGTGCATCTGCGTCGGCAGGATCTGCTGTGGGGGCTGCTGCCGGCATTGGCGCAGCACGTGTTCTTTTTCCATCCGCTGCTGCATCTGGCCGCGCGCGAATACGCCATCGCCCGCGAAGCCGCCTGCGATGCAGCGGTGGTGGCCGGTCATGTGCGCTGCCGTCACGACTATGGCCGCCTGCTGGTCAGCCTGGGGGTTTCGGCAGCGCCGGTGGCCGGAGTGTCCAGCGCATCGCCGAGTTTTCTGAGTCTCAAGCGCCGCTTGATCATGTTGCAAAACACCAACGCCACGCCGGGGTGGGGTGCGCGTGCGCTGGTCGCGGTGGCGGTCCTCGGCGTAGCACCGCTGCGCCTGGTCGCCATGCCCGCGCCGCTGCCGTCGCCCGCGCTGCAGCCGGTAGTGGTCACTGCCAGCGCATCGCCGGCGACGTCGCCCGGCATGCGTCGTGCTAATGGCGCTGCGCCGCTGCAGCGGCAGGCAACGCCTGCGGCTCCGGCCGCCCCGGCCTCACCCGCGGCACCGGCAAACGGCGTGCTGGCCGGTGTTCTGGATGCGCCAGATGCGCCCGACGCACCCGACGCACCCGACGCGCAAGACAGCTGGCAGATGGACACCACCGGCTGGGATGCCGACGCACAACGAGACGCACGCGACGCCATCGACGAGGCCACACGCAGCGCGAAGGCCGCCGAGGTGGAGGCGCGGGCCGCCGCCCAGCAGGCCATCGATGCCAGCGATCTGCATGCCCAGATGCGCCAGGAAGAGCTGCAGGCCGCGCAGGACGCCTTGGCAGAGGCACGCGAGCAACTGGACTCGCTCGGCCCCGAACTGGAGCGGGCCAAACAGGACGCCCAGCAGCAGGTGCGCGAAGCGGCGCAGCAAATCCGCGAGGTGGCCTTGCAACAACGCAATGCGCAATACGCCTATGTGGCCGCCGCGCGCCAGGCCGCCGAGTTGAGCCGCCACCAGGCCGAAGTGGACAAGGAAGCTGCACGCCAGGAGCGCCTCAAGGCCGCGCGTGCCAGACATTCCGCCGCCGGCGCGGACGAAGACAACTAG
- a CDS encoding saccharopine dehydrogenase family protein — protein MTYRVVVLGGYGHFGARIVRALAALPHVHVIAAGRHPGAIAATWPEVAPGRISACRLDSAAADFATRLTATAADVVVHTAGPFQGQDYAVARCCLQAGMHYIDLADGRAFVRDFPAALHALAQHADRVAISGASTLPALSSAVIDALLPRFSTLHAIGMVIAPAQGTPLGLATVRAVLSYCGTPFTWWSEGRWQTVVGWASPQRVQFAQLAPRLASPCDVPDHDLLPQRYPGVRSVQFRAALEVTFLQRCLAALAWVRQRGVPLPMSRLAQAFARAGRWFDRFGTDLGGMRVELAGERDGQPLTVRWDLTAAMLHGPEIPCFAAILLVRKLAAGQSLPSGAHACMGLLTLAEFEQEFAAWQMHTDVVETRA, from the coding sequence ATGACGTACCGGGTGGTGGTGTTGGGCGGCTATGGGCACTTCGGTGCGCGCATCGTACGGGCGCTGGCCGCGTTGCCGCACGTGCACGTCATTGCTGCCGGGCGCCATCCCGGCGCGATCGCGGCAACCTGGCCCGAAGTCGCGCCCGGCCGTATTTCCGCATGCCGGCTGGATAGCGCCGCCGCCGATTTCGCCACGCGCCTGACAGCGACCGCAGCCGACGTGGTGGTGCACACTGCCGGGCCATTCCAGGGCCAGGACTATGCGGTGGCGCGCTGTTGTTTGCAGGCCGGCATGCATTACATCGACCTGGCCGACGGCCGTGCGTTCGTGCGCGATTTCCCTGCCGCGTTGCACGCGCTGGCACAGCACGCCGACCGCGTGGCGATCAGCGGTGCCAGCACCTTGCCCGCGTTGTCCAGCGCGGTGATCGATGCCCTGCTGCCGCGCTTTTCGACCCTGCACGCCATCGGCATGGTGATCGCTCCAGCGCAGGGCACCCCGCTGGGGCTGGCCACCGTGCGTGCGGTGCTGTCGTACTGCGGCACGCCGTTTACCTGGTGGAGCGAGGGCCGTTGGCAGACCGTGGTGGGCTGGGCATCGCCGCAGCGTGTGCAGTTCGCACAGCTGGCCCCGCGGCTGGCATCGCCTTGCGACGTGCCCGACCACGATCTGCTGCCGCAGCGCTACCCCGGCGTGCGCAGCGTGCAGTTCAGAGCTGCGTTGGAGGTGACGTTCCTGCAGCGCTGCCTGGCCGCGCTGGCCTGGGTACGCCAACGCGGGGTGCCGCTACCGATGTCGCGTCTGGCACAGGCGTTTGCACGCGCGGGGCGCTGGTTCGATCGCTTCGGCACCGACTTGGGCGGCATGCGCGTGGAGCTGGCCGGCGAGCGCGATGGCCAACCGCTCACCGTACGCTGGGATCTCACCGCGGCGATGTTGCATGGCCCGGAAATTCCGTGTTTTGCGGCAATTCTGCTGGTCCGCAAACTGGCTGCCGGCCAGTCGCTGCCGAGCGGTGCGCACGCCTGCATGGGGCTGCTGACACTGGCCGAATTCGAGCAGGAATTTGCTGCTTGGCAGATGCATACAGACGTAGTGGAAACGCGCGCGTAA
- a CDS encoding DUF1868 domain-containing protein: MPPLPTPRISRRALLASAGASALAATLPALATAAPAAPSDVGRKFARSRRPLPFAGNTFVGHLPQQGDGYDSFDRVLDIYRELPEHRFASKFALLPPSSYHVTLLGGVNEIDRASGPWPSDLTRDVALSEIHADFLARLMQRTAAPLGACSFVVNPAAAKTGNNDNLLIPLHPADTQTAQRLEAARQTLMTLTRLQRPDYVNFQFHISLAYLCQTLDSAEQADYRAAVGGWLKRLAAAGPITIPRFHFCTFADMDAFRTVRQV, from the coding sequence ATGCCCCCGCTTCCGACTCCACGCATCAGCCGACGCGCCCTGCTTGCCAGCGCCGGCGCATCGGCACTGGCCGCTACCTTGCCCGCACTCGCCACCGCGGCGCCTGCGGCGCCCTCCGATGTCGGCCGCAAGTTTGCGCGCTCCCGGCGCCCGTTGCCGTTTGCGGGCAATACCTTCGTGGGCCATCTGCCGCAACAGGGCGACGGCTACGATAGCTTCGACCGCGTGCTGGACATCTACCGCGAACTGCCCGAGCACCGCTTTGCGAGCAAGTTTGCGCTGCTGCCGCCCAGCAGTTATCACGTGACCCTGCTGGGCGGGGTCAACGAGATCGACCGCGCCAGCGGGCCATGGCCAAGCGACCTGACGCGCGATGTGGCATTGAGCGAGATCCATGCCGATTTCCTCGCGCGGCTGATGCAACGCACTGCGGCGCCGCTGGGTGCGTGCAGCTTTGTGGTGAATCCGGCTGCGGCAAAGACCGGCAACAACGACAATCTGCTCATCCCGCTGCACCCTGCCGATACGCAGACCGCACAGCGCCTGGAAGCCGCGCGCCAAACGTTGATGACGTTGACCCGCCTGCAGCGCCCGGATTACGTCAATTTCCAGTTCCATATCTCGTTGGCCTACCTGTGTCAGACGCTCGATAGCGCAGAACAGGCCGACTACCGCGCCGCAGTGGGCGGCTGGCTCAAGCGCCTTGCGGCGGCGGGCCCGATCACGATCCCGCGTTTTCACTTTTGCACGTTTGCGGATATGGATGCGTTTCGGACGGTGCGGCAGGTATGA
- a CDS encoding TonB-dependent receptor codes for MRLFHPSSSGALCLPGPACGPQRRRVSLALGIAVVSWMHTSAQAAETPADASAQTLDAVQVRTSFQSQNTRAIATKQAAPTIVDSVAADSIGQLPDFNIGDALRRVTGVSTVEYQGEPRYVTVRGLNGNYNSMLIDGFAFASNDIGSRQALMDVLPANFVDRIDVVKSLLPENDGAAIGGVTNLVTATGFARPDGLLTASAKGGANLMGQRYGGRTPVGEGELKWSKRFGREGEFAFLGAASVWRREISVPQQENGGALNWYGADGTRASLPYGGVGDAVPSERRWYNYDNTRERRGVTLRMDWQPDGPLSGHVSGYAFRQREASDRATEAAQVQNSARLTRTGAQSGTLDNVNQLVELGQLRWKRGLSGLNGELLAELPAQWRGALRASTSRATVDNPQTWDRFQQNRLAYAFDWTGTLPAFAALNPTQADDPARYANLNHQQERTTYAERVSDLQLELRRNMEEDSHGLGLAWGLRQVRTHMQTTLQRTTWSGLPYSLDDVPGSATCALGCNMPMMTIAPALADARWDAVAGQARGVVDTGAQNSGSYSVDEQVRAGFAQAQWRGERWRVAGGVRLEQARFGSAGLQASGATWTPVSAVRTYRNWLPSFAAQLQTSANGTLRLGASRSIGRPRLDQMALNGGVLTLGSTPPTLNQGNPDLQPRRSQNLDLGHDWTFDDGGSLLSVALFHKTISDEIFRYGQLQDIDGQQVLVTQPRNTDRPVRLRGAELGAIKELGPWLPALNGLSVGANITLLDVAYPVVLGDGTRTSLTVLPQQPKQLWNLSLNYARGPLRASLAWNHTGELWDDRYPNYSSALEFYRNRYQQSLDRIDLKLGWDVSPTVAVSLDVLNLAGQGYQYRIGRQQEYVQSAWKMAPTVMLGVNVRL; via the coding sequence ATGCGTCTGTTTCATCCCTCTTCCTCTGGCGCTCTGTGTCTGCCCGGTCCGGCCTGCGGCCCGCAGCGTCGCAGAGTGTCGCTCGCGCTGGGCATCGCCGTGGTGAGCTGGATGCACACGTCGGCCCAGGCCGCCGAGACGCCCGCCGATGCCTCGGCGCAGACCCTGGATGCCGTGCAGGTCCGCACCTCGTTCCAGTCGCAGAACACCCGTGCCATCGCCACCAAGCAGGCCGCGCCCACCATCGTGGATTCGGTTGCCGCCGACAGCATCGGGCAATTGCCGGATTTCAACATCGGCGACGCGCTGCGCCGCGTTACCGGCGTGAGCACCGTCGAATATCAGGGCGAACCGCGCTACGTGACCGTGCGCGGCCTCAACGGCAACTACAACAGTATGCTGATCGATGGCTTTGCATTCGCCAGCAACGACATCGGCAGTCGGCAGGCATTGATGGATGTGCTGCCGGCGAACTTCGTCGACCGCATCGATGTGGTGAAGTCATTGCTGCCGGAAAACGACGGCGCTGCCATTGGCGGTGTCACCAACCTAGTCACCGCGACCGGTTTCGCGCGACCGGACGGCCTGCTGACGGCCTCCGCCAAGGGCGGCGCCAACCTAATGGGGCAGCGCTACGGCGGCCGCACGCCGGTGGGCGAAGGCGAACTGAAATGGAGCAAGCGCTTCGGGCGTGAGGGTGAATTCGCGTTCCTCGGTGCGGCCAGCGTGTGGCGCCGTGAGATCTCGGTGCCACAGCAGGAAAACGGTGGTGCCTTGAACTGGTACGGCGCCGATGGCACGCGCGCTTCGCTGCCCTATGGGGGAGTCGGCGACGCGGTTCCAAGCGAACGGCGTTGGTACAACTACGACAACACCCGCGAACGCCGCGGCGTCACCCTGCGCATGGACTGGCAGCCGGACGGCCCGCTCAGTGGCCATGTCTCCGGGTACGCGTTCCGCCAGCGCGAGGCATCAGACCGCGCCACCGAGGCCGCACAGGTGCAAAACAGCGCGCGCCTGACCCGCACCGGCGCGCAAAGCGGCACGCTGGACAACGTCAATCAGCTTGTCGAGCTGGGCCAGTTGCGCTGGAAGCGCGGGCTGTCCGGGCTCAATGGCGAATTGCTGGCCGAGCTGCCGGCACAGTGGCGCGGCGCGCTGCGCGCCAGCACCTCGCGCGCCACGGTGGACAACCCGCAGACCTGGGATCGCTTCCAGCAAAACCGCCTGGCCTACGCGTTCGACTGGACCGGCACCCTGCCTGCCTTCGCTGCGTTGAATCCGACTCAGGCCGACGACCCCGCACGCTACGCCAACCTCAACCACCAGCAGGAGCGCACGACCTACGCAGAGCGGGTCAGCGACCTGCAGCTGGAACTGCGGCGCAACATGGAGGAGGACAGCCACGGGCTGGGCCTGGCCTGGGGCCTGCGGCAGGTACGCACGCACATGCAGACCACGTTACAGCGCACCACCTGGAGCGGGTTGCCGTATTCGCTGGACGATGTGCCGGGCAGCGCCACCTGCGCGCTGGGCTGCAACATGCCGATGATGACCATCGCCCCGGCACTGGCCGACGCACGCTGGGATGCGGTTGCCGGGCAGGCGCGCGGCGTGGTGGACACCGGCGCCCAGAACAGCGGCAGTTACAGCGTGGACGAGCAGGTCCGCGCCGGCTTTGCCCAGGCGCAATGGCGCGGGGAACGCTGGCGGGTGGCCGGGGGCGTCCGCCTGGAACAGGCACGCTTCGGCAGCGCCGGCCTGCAGGCGAGCGGTGCCACCTGGACACCGGTCAGCGCGGTGCGCACCTACCGCAACTGGTTGCCGTCGTTTGCCGCGCAACTGCAGACCAGTGCCAACGGCACGCTGCGCCTTGGCGCATCGCGCTCGATCGGACGACCACGCCTGGACCAGATGGCATTGAACGGCGGTGTGCTCACCCTCGGCAGCACCCCGCCCACGCTCAATCAGGGCAACCCGGACCTGCAACCGCGCCGCTCGCAGAACCTGGACCTTGGCCACGACTGGACCTTCGACGATGGCGGCAGCCTGCTGTCGGTCGCGCTGTTCCACAAAACGATTTCCGACGAGATCTTTCGTTACGGCCAGCTGCAGGACATCGACGGCCAGCAGGTGCTGGTCACCCAACCGCGCAACACCGACCGGCCGGTGCGCCTGCGCGGTGCCGAACTCGGTGCCATCAAGGAGTTGGGCCCGTGGTTGCCTGCACTGAACGGCCTGTCGGTGGGTGCCAACATCACGTTGCTGGACGTGGCGTATCCGGTGGTGCTGGGGGATGGCACCCGCACCTCGCTCACGGTGTTGCCACAGCAACCCAAACAGCTGTGGAATCTGAGCCTGAATTACGCGCGCGGCCCGCTGCGCGCATCGCTGGCCTGGAATCACACCGGCGAGCTGTGGGACGACCGCTACCCCAACTACAGCAGCGCGCTGGAGTTCTACCGCAACCGCTACCAGCAGTCGCTGGATCGCATCGACCTGAAACTGGGCTGGGACGTATCGCCCACGGTGGCGGTGAGCCTGGATGTGCTCAACCTGGCCGGGCAAGGCTATCAATACCGCATCGGCCGCCAGCAGGAATACGTGCAGTCGGCCTGGAAGATGGCACCGACGGTGATGCTTGGCGTCAATGTCAGACTCTGA
- a CDS encoding ROK family protein, producing MSSFFAHAAIRSHYRRRSDGQAAGSSERALLDLIRSAGQLARADLPRASGLSVPGTKGIIDPLVAQGLLQLGPSLRRGRGQPSVQLSLVPGYAFSVGVSVMVDGIAVVLIDFAGQVRGMRQLTAFPLTLDLLAARLPELLEQLLQAAGVDRQQLFGVGISMTGPRIGDGTRVNPPLSLAAEWMQVELDLFIAERLQLPVWMDNDAHCAALAEALYGVGRQWPDLVYLTIADGFAAGVIAAGNVHRGAHGNVGELGRISAITGMARPTLESLRQALVADGHVLPDLHTMLQRYDPAWPQIEAWLDAVQPTVTLAVAAIIALIDPRVIVFGARLPEDLAQRLIARIAFESAPRRGVALPYPALLVGQVQAHATVLGAAMLPFKETLF from the coding sequence ATGTCTTCCTTCTTCGCCCACGCGGCCATTCGTTCGCATTACCGCCGCCGCAGCGACGGGCAGGCCGCCGGTTCCAGCGAGCGCGCGTTGCTGGATCTGATCCGCAGTGCCGGCCAGCTGGCGCGTGCCGATCTGCCGCGCGCCAGCGGGCTCAGCGTTCCCGGTACCAAGGGCATCATCGACCCGCTGGTCGCACAGGGCCTGCTCCAGCTCGGCCCGTCGCTGCGGCGTGGTCGCGGCCAACCAAGCGTGCAGCTGAGTCTGGTGCCCGGCTACGCGTTCAGCGTGGGGGTCTCGGTGATGGTCGATGGCATCGCGGTGGTGCTGATCGACTTCGCCGGGCAGGTCCGCGGCATGCGCCAGCTCACGGCTTTCCCGCTGACGCTGGATCTGCTCGCGGCGCGGTTGCCGGAACTGCTGGAGCAATTGTTGCAGGCGGCCGGTGTGGACCGGCAGCAGCTGTTCGGGGTGGGCATCAGCATGACCGGCCCGCGCATCGGCGACGGCACGCGGGTCAATCCGCCGCTTTCGCTGGCCGCCGAATGGATGCAGGTAGAGCTGGACCTGTTCATCGCCGAGCGCCTGCAGTTGCCGGTCTGGATGGACAACGACGCCCATTGCGCCGCCCTGGCCGAGGCCTTGTACGGGGTTGGCCGCCAATGGCCGGATCTGGTCTATCTGACGATCGCCGACGGGTTCGCCGCGGGCGTGATCGCCGCCGGCAACGTGCACCGCGGCGCGCACGGCAACGTGGGCGAACTGGGGCGCATCTCGGCCATCACCGGCATGGCGCGGCCTACGCTGGAAAGCCTGCGCCAGGCGCTGGTCGCCGATGGCCATGTGCTGCCGGACCTGCACACCATGCTGCAGCGCTACGATCCGGCATGGCCGCAGATCGAGGCCTGGCTGGATGCGGTGCAACCCACCGTGACGCTGGCGGTGGCGGCGATCATCGCGTTGATCGACCCGCGCGTCATCGTCTTCGGCGCGCGCCTGCCGGAAGATCTTGCGCAGCGGCTGATCGCCCGTATCGCCTTCGAATCCGCGCCACGGCGCGGCGTCGCATTGCCGTATCCGGCGTTGCTGGTCGGGCAGGTGCAGGCACACGCCACGGTGCTGGGCGCGGCCATGCTGCCGTTCAAGGAAACGCTGTTCTAA
- the avrBs2 gene encoding type III secretion system effector avirulence protein AvrBs2: MRLAPLQLAATPTTALATPSHTSPIIPMEVPPVPGGNPPLGPRPRRQTLMQPPLVPLNDSAMTGRQALVALDSEFSEQRLAEVQARQITLQALQSKLATHLAQAGIAPEKDSVAAKLAAGALQPVYLDRAAFKAMAKALPDRASAVAGPVLVDAQQGRIIFDLQRAFAPGDTFSEAAHTALRKALDLPGHGLTTPHWLQSATPKQPRRKLQQAARYHGHEVPARDGGAAFFKANDHHLVAGKDALLRKHRKELVHDTYFQAPSTRALGKDVMVHRGLFDNHAGIPENSLAAIDRAYAQGYRNLELDVEVSADGVPVLMHDFSIGRMTDDPQNKLVSQVPFAQLRDMPLVIRNPVDGNFIKTDQTIAAVEQALEHALQKPEAMSVALDCKEDTAEAVAMLLMRRPDLRQGAAIKLYAKYYTGGFDQFVSNLYKHYQINPMHSQDAPRRAALDRLLTKINVVPVFSQGMLADPQLRDFFPCKDDGPKGLAETAVQWLESWAKMRPVIVEAVATDQQSAAGKAMELTRTRLRQPDSAYAQAAFSSGYRYEDFSLPRANHDKDYYVWRNFGEMQKLSGEAFGIQRTTAGAFRDAGESLLTDQPEEELLALLENRTLARGHTGMELDLPPETPIDTARDAAIVEQRTNEFHAASKPADPAHVAAVREGRRLDRAAQGLHDAAARQAADARAESLGRLTDQYRGAPVTHYLNEQAKQIEPEQ; the protein is encoded by the coding sequence ATGCGTCTTGCTCCCTTGCAACTAGCCGCCACGCCCACCACCGCGCTGGCAACACCTTCGCACACAAGTCCCATCATTCCGATGGAGGTGCCGCCCGTGCCCGGCGGCAACCCGCCACTGGGTCCACGTCCGCGTCGCCAAACACTGATGCAACCACCACTGGTGCCGTTGAACGACAGCGCCATGACCGGCAGGCAGGCATTGGTGGCACTGGACAGCGAATTTTCGGAGCAGCGCCTGGCTGAAGTGCAAGCAAGGCAGATCACGCTGCAAGCGCTGCAAAGCAAGCTGGCCACCCACCTGGCGCAGGCTGGCATCGCGCCCGAGAAGGACAGCGTTGCAGCAAAGCTTGCAGCTGGAGCGCTGCAGCCGGTGTATCTGGATAGAGCCGCGTTCAAAGCCATGGCCAAAGCGCTACCCGATCGCGCCAGTGCAGTGGCAGGCCCGGTGCTGGTCGATGCGCAGCAAGGCCGCATCATCTTCGATCTGCAGCGGGCGTTTGCGCCTGGCGACACCTTCAGCGAGGCAGCCCACACTGCATTGCGCAAGGCACTGGATCTGCCCGGCCACGGGCTGACAACGCCGCACTGGCTGCAGTCCGCCACACCCAAGCAGCCGCGCCGCAAGTTGCAGCAAGCCGCGCGCTACCACGGCCATGAGGTGCCGGCGCGCGACGGCGGTGCAGCGTTCTTCAAGGCCAACGACCATCATCTGGTGGCCGGCAAGGACGCGCTGCTGCGCAAGCACCGCAAGGAGCTGGTGCACGACACGTATTTCCAGGCGCCGAGCACGCGCGCGCTGGGCAAGGACGTGATGGTGCACCGGGGTCTGTTCGACAACCACGCCGGCATCCCGGAAAACTCGCTTGCCGCCATCGATCGCGCCTATGCACAGGGGTATCGCAACCTGGAGCTGGACGTCGAGGTCAGTGCCGATGGCGTGCCGGTCTTGATGCACGACTTCAGCATTGGCCGCATGACCGACGATCCGCAGAACAAGCTGGTCTCGCAGGTGCCGTTCGCCCAGTTGCGTGACATGCCGCTGGTGATCCGCAACCCGGTCGATGGCAATTTCATCAAGACCGATCAGACCATTGCCGCCGTGGAGCAGGCACTGGAGCACGCGTTGCAAAAGCCGGAGGCGATGTCGGTGGCGCTGGATTGCAAGGAAGACACCGCCGAGGCGGTGGCGATGCTGCTGATGCGCCGGCCGGATCTGCGCCAGGGGGCGGCGATCAAGCTGTATGCCAAGTACTACACGGGCGGCTTCGATCAGTTTGTGTCCAATCTGTACAAGCACTACCAGATCAATCCGATGCACTCGCAGGATGCGCCCCGCCGTGCCGCGCTCGATCGCCTGCTGACCAAGATCAATGTGGTGCCGGTCTTCAGCCAGGGCATGCTGGCCGACCCGCAGCTGCGCGATTTCTTCCCGTGCAAGGACGATGGCCCCAAGGGGCTGGCCGAGACCGCAGTGCAGTGGCTGGAAAGCTGGGCCAAGATGCGCCCGGTCATCGTGGAGGCGGTGGCCACCGATCAGCAAAGTGCTGCGGGCAAGGCCATGGAACTGACACGCACACGCTTGCGTCAGCCGGACTCGGCTTACGCGCAGGCGGCATTTTCGTCCGGTTACCGGTATGAGGATTTCTCCCTGCCGCGCGCCAACCATGACAAGGACTATTACGTCTGGCGCAACTTCGGCGAGATGCAAAAGCTCAGCGGCGAAGCCTTTGGGATCCAGCGCACCACCGCTGGTGCCTTTCGCGACGCCGGTGAAAGCCTGTTGACCGACCAGCCCGAGGAAGAACTGCTCGCGCTGCTGGAAAATCGCACGCTGGCGCGTGGCCATACCGGCATGGAACTGGACCTACCGCCGGAAACCCCCATCGACACCGCACGCGATGCAGCGATCGTGGAGCAGCGCACCAACGAGTTCCACGCTGCGTCCAAGCCGGCCGACCCGGCCCATGTAGCGGCAGTGCGCGAAGGCCGTCGTCTGGATCGTGCGGCACAAGGTCTGCATGACGCTGCCGCAAGGCAGGCGGCGGATGCACGCGCCGAATCGCTGGGGCGATTGACCGATCAGTACCGCGGCGCGCCGGTGACCCATTACCTCAACGAGCAAGCCAAACAGATCGAGCCGGAGCAGTGA